The Agromyces atrinae genome window below encodes:
- a CDS encoding BMP family lipoprotein has product MTITTRKAVFSGLATLGVAALLAGCASAPEEGGGSTDGAAAPDFLPCIVSDSGGFDDKSFNQLGYEGLVEAADALGVDYKQVESATETDFAPNITSLVDQGCNLIVTVGFLLEEATTEAAAANPDVEFTIIDSSIEGENIKPIIFDTAQAAFLAGYAAASYSKTGSVGTFGGMQIPTVTIFMDGFADGVAYFNEQKGTDVKVVGWDVASQTGSFTGGFEANEVAKSSAQGLIDQNVDVLLPVGGPIFLSAIEAIKDSGKDIAMIGVDADLVETSPDNASLFLTSILKQMKVGVADVVTAAAGGEFSNEPYVGTLENDGVGIAPFHDFESKVDPALADELETIKAGIVDGSIPVESPSSPK; this is encoded by the coding sequence GTGACGATCACGACCCGGAAGGCCGTCTTCAGCGGTCTCGCGACCTTGGGCGTTGCCGCGCTTCTCGCCGGCTGCGCCTCGGCACCCGAAGAAGGCGGCGGAAGCACCGATGGAGCCGCGGCTCCCGACTTCCTCCCCTGCATCGTCTCGGACTCGGGCGGATTCGACGACAAGTCGTTCAACCAGCTCGGCTACGAGGGTCTCGTCGAGGCCGCTGACGCACTCGGCGTCGACTACAAGCAGGTCGAGTCCGCGACCGAGACCGACTTCGCTCCGAATATCACGAGCCTCGTCGACCAGGGCTGCAACCTGATCGTCACCGTCGGCTTCCTCCTCGAAGAGGCGACCACCGAGGCTGCTGCGGCGAACCCCGATGTCGAGTTCACCATCATCGACTCGTCGATCGAGGGCGAGAACATCAAGCCGATCATCTTCGACACCGCCCAGGCGGCGTTCCTCGCCGGCTACGCGGCCGCGAGCTACTCGAAGACCGGCTCCGTCGGCACCTTCGGCGGCATGCAGATCCCGACCGTCACCATCTTCATGGACGGCTTCGCCGACGGCGTCGCGTACTTCAACGAGCAGAAGGGCACCGACGTCAAGGTCGTCGGCTGGGATGTCGCCAGCCAGACCGGTTCGTTCACCGGTGGCTTCGAGGCCAACGAGGTCGCCAAGAGCTCGGCTCAGGGCCTCATCGACCAGAACGTCGACGTGCTCCTGCCCGTCGGTGGACCGATCTTCCTGTCGGCGATCGAAGCCATCAAGGACTCGGGCAAGGACATCGCGATGATCGGTGTCGACGCCGACCTCGTCGAGACCAGCCCCGACAACGCGTCGCTCTTCCTCACCTCGATCCTCAAGCAGATGAAGGTCGGTGTCGCTGACGTCGTCACCGCTGCTGCCGGTGGCGAGTTCAGCAACGAGCCCTACGTCGGAACGCTCGAGAACGACGGCGTCGGAATCGCCCCGTTCCACGACTTCGAATCGAAGGTCGACCCGGCTCTCGCCGACGAGCTCGAGACGATCAAGGCCGGCATCGTCGACGGTTCGATCCCCGTCGAGTCGCCCTCGTCGCCCAAGTAG
- a CDS encoding BMP family lipoprotein codes for MLTRHLAATGVLAASVLLAGCAAAPDAGGETAGSDYCARMVTNSGGLEDRSFNQSSWEGLEAASDEFGIDVRALVSTNETDLAPNVQQAVESGCEFVLTVGWELADPTTEQAAANPDVHFAIVDELVEGENIKPIVFDTAQATFLAGYLAAGVTQTGVVATFGGGNQPPVTLFMDGFVDGVAHYNEVHGTAVRVLGWDKAAQDGTFTGDFEDINKGKTTTEGLIDQGADVILPVAGQVGEGAAAAALERNALVIWVDNDGYDTLDASFRPVILTSVLKNTQDAVVQIVGDDIDGTFTNEPFIGTLENEGVGLAPYHDLADRVSPELQAEIDGVRSEIIAGTIEVTSPSAP; via the coding sequence ATGCTCACTCGTCATCTGGCCGCGACCGGCGTGCTCGCGGCATCCGTCCTCCTCGCCGGCTGCGCCGCCGCGCCCGACGCCGGCGGCGAGACCGCCGGCAGCGACTACTGCGCGCGCATGGTCACCAACTCGGGCGGTCTCGAGGACCGCTCGTTCAACCAGTCGAGCTGGGAGGGCCTCGAGGCGGCGAGCGACGAGTTCGGCATCGACGTGCGCGCGCTCGTCTCGACCAACGAGACCGACCTCGCGCCGAACGTGCAGCAGGCCGTCGAGAGCGGCTGCGAGTTCGTGCTGACCGTCGGGTGGGAGCTCGCCGACCCGACGACCGAGCAGGCCGCGGCGAACCCCGACGTGCACTTCGCGATCGTCGACGAGCTCGTCGAGGGCGAGAACATCAAGCCCATCGTGTTCGACACGGCGCAGGCGACCTTCCTCGCGGGCTACCTCGCCGCGGGTGTCACGCAGACCGGCGTCGTCGCGACGTTCGGCGGCGGCAACCAGCCGCCCGTCACCCTCTTCATGGACGGCTTCGTCGACGGCGTCGCCCACTACAACGAGGTGCACGGCACAGCCGTTCGTGTGCTCGGCTGGGACAAGGCCGCCCAGGACGGCACGTTCACGGGCGACTTCGAAGACATCAACAAGGGGAAGACGACGACCGAGGGCCTCATCGATCAGGGCGCCGACGTCATCCTCCCCGTCGCGGGGCAGGTCGGTGAAGGTGCCGCAGCGGCGGCCCTCGAGCGGAACGCCCTCGTGATCTGGGTCGACAACGACGGCTACGACACGCTCGACGCCTCGTTCCGTCCCGTCATCCTCACGAGCGTGCTGAAGAACACCCAGGACGCCGTCGTGCAGATCGTCGGCGACGACATCGACGGCACCTTCACGAACGAGCCCTTCATCGGAACGCTCGAGAACGAGGGAGTCGGGCTCGCCCCGTACCACGACCTCGCCGACCGGGTGAGCCCCGAGCTCCAGGCCGAGATCGACGGGGTGCGCTCCGAGATCATCGCGGGCACCATCGAGGTCACCTCCCCGAGCGCCCCCTAG
- a CDS encoding mannose-1-phosphate guanylyltransferase: MPNDHAIPGFYAVIPAGGVGSRLWPLSRADAPKFLHDLTGSGQTLLRDTFDRLAPLSGEQRIMVVTGRAHRGAVESQLPALEDLNVVLESEPRDSSAAIGLAAAILERREPGVVIGSFAADHVITGAALFREAVVEAVASAEAGYIATIGIRPTEPAVGFGYIHCGESLSIEGAPHGLLVESFVEKPDLATARTYVSGGDHLWNAGMFIARASVILEELGRNRPELLAGLLELAEAWDDPATRGPAVDRIWPRLEKIAIDYSVAEPAAAAGRLVVIPGLFGWDDVGDFASLAKLNSRGRASDLAILGRDARVLSDASSGIVVTQTKRVISLIGVKDIVVVDTPDALLVTTAEHAQRVKSVVDALKLSGSSDVL; the protein is encoded by the coding sequence ATGCCTAACGACCACGCGATCCCCGGTTTCTACGCGGTCATCCCGGCGGGCGGTGTCGGTTCGCGCCTGTGGCCGCTCTCCCGCGCCGATGCGCCGAAGTTCCTCCACGATCTCACCGGGTCGGGCCAGACCCTCCTCCGCGACACGTTCGACCGCCTCGCCCCGCTCTCGGGCGAGCAGCGGATCATGGTCGTCACGGGTCGCGCCCACCGCGGCGCCGTCGAGAGCCAGCTCCCCGCGCTCGAAGACCTGAACGTCGTGCTCGAGAGCGAACCGCGCGACTCGTCCGCCGCGATCGGACTCGCCGCGGCGATCCTCGAGCGACGCGAGCCGGGCGTCGTCATCGGCTCCTTCGCCGCCGACCACGTCATCACGGGTGCCGCACTCTTCCGCGAGGCCGTCGTCGAGGCCGTCGCCTCGGCCGAGGCCGGGTACATCGCGACGATCGGAATCCGCCCGACCGAACCCGCCGTCGGCTTCGGGTACATCCACTGCGGCGAGTCGCTCTCCATCGAGGGAGCGCCCCACGGACTCCTCGTCGAGTCGTTCGTCGAGAAGCCCGACCTCGCCACGGCCCGCACGTACGTCTCGGGTGGAGACCACCTGTGGAACGCCGGCATGTTCATCGCCCGCGCCTCCGTCATCCTCGAGGAACTCGGCCGCAACCGCCCCGAGCTCCTCGCGGGCCTCCTCGAACTCGCCGAGGCGTGGGACGATCCGGCGACGCGCGGCCCCGCGGTCGACCGCATCTGGCCGCGTCTCGAGAAGATCGCCATCGACTACTCCGTCGCCGAACCCGCCGCGGCCGCCGGTCGCCTCGTCGTCATCCCCGGTCTCTTCGGGTGGGACGACGTCGGAGACTTCGCATCCCTCGCGAAGCTCAACTCGCGCGGTCGGGCAAGCGACCTCGCCATCCTCGGCCGCGACGCCCGCGTGCTCTCCGACGCGTCGAGCGGCATCGTCGTGACGCAGACGAAGCGTGTCATCAGCCTCATCGGCGTGAAGGACATCGTGGTCGTCGACACCCCCGACGCCCTCCTCGTGACGACCGCCGAGCACGCCCAGCGGGTGAAGAGCGTCGTCGACGCCCTGAAGCTCAGCGGCTCGAGCGACGTGCTCTGA